One region of Triticum aestivum cultivar Chinese Spring chromosome 6B, IWGSC CS RefSeq v2.1, whole genome shotgun sequence genomic DNA includes:
- the LOC123136020 gene encoding uncharacterized protein, with translation MLRPEPIALYGGEAMDSAGASKPEEEVTAYQSSEAKQARLQSMLAALLDDPILVDVSRKPSLADVDTLINLELGSAMRVTVVKLDNTSFSIIWPSSNPAHIFVQIPYRALIPHPNSCSCCRCGE, from the coding sequence ATGCTGCGTCCCGAGCCAATCGCGCTCTACGGTGGAGAGGCGATGGATTCAGCAGGCGCCTCGAAGCCCGAGGAGGAGGTGACCGCTTACCAGAGCAGCGAGGCCAAGCAGGCGAGGCTGCAGTCCATGCTCGCGGCGCTCCTCGACGACCCCATTCTGGTCGACGTCTCGAGGAAGCCCTCGCTGGCAGACGTGGACACGCTCATCAACCTCGAGCTCGGCAGCGCCATGAGGGTGACCGTCGTCAAGCTGGACAACACCTCATTCAGTATAATATGGCCCTCTTCGAACCCCGCCCACATTTTTGTCCAAATCCCTTACCGTGCGTTAATCCCACATCCCAATTCGTGTTCTTGTTGTCGTTGTGGTGAGTGA